A stretch of DNA from Tachysurus vachellii isolate PV-2020 chromosome 4, HZAU_Pvac_v1, whole genome shotgun sequence:
tcccTTTCCTTTCACTatccctttatttatttgtttgtttgtttgtttattaatttttctcCTCACTCAGGTTTGGTAGGTACACCGTAGCAGCGTTGGAGGCTAAGATCTCCCAGTACGAGCGAGAGATGTCTCAGCTGAAGAAGGCTCTGGAGCGAAGTGATGTGTATATTGAGGAGCTGGAGTCCCAAGTGTCCAAACTTCAGGGCGGGCCTCCAATACAGAGCCCTTCTTCTGAGCATACGGTAGACGGTACGAACTCAAAGCTGGAAAAGACATCCACAGATCCTTCAGAGAGTCAGGACTTCCTGCGTATTTCTCCCTCTGACGAAGCTTCTGGTTCTCAGAAGGACACGATGGTGGACTTTGCCCTGCCCTCCACTCCCCCTACTCCCTCCTCCGCCCTCGGCCGCTTGAGTCTGAAAAGCCCCGTGGTGCGGAGTGAGAAAAAGACCGTTAGTCACCGCCTCCCTTATTTGAGGAGGCTCAGCTTTGATGACTGCGGAAGCTCCAGCAGCTTCACACCTTTTTCTGCAGTGAAACACACTTCTCCTAAAGTCAGCAGTGATATTTTAGATCAGAAAACCTCACCAAATTCAACCAATCATCAGAGCGTGTGGAGCAGTCGGGAGGAGCCTTGTTCCAATCCGTTCCACAGCACACAGGAAAGTGAGCAGAATGTCAGCGAGGGCAAGTGCTTGGCAGAGGAAGCTCGTATGGACGCGGCGTTCCTCGACATCGTGTCCGAGCTCGACTCCATGATGGCTGAAGGTGAAAGCTCTTGCTCTCACACGCCTCGGCTTCAGTCCGACTTCGATGCCGCAGCTCCGGTTGTCCACGTTGA
This window harbors:
- the obi1 gene encoding ORC ubiquitin ligase 1 produces the protein MAQNVQNVTLSLTLPISCQICLGKVRKPTICCNHHVFCAACLELWLQKSSQCPTCRVPITPENPCREIIGATNESESPESHSVRKHLRKTRGELLLREYEDELETLLKENEELKSRSVSLESQLKASLMPAATPVSPSDARLDSALLEETANKLRAATELYQRVQEDMGKIRDANKTLRSQNIDLVQENLRLRAEVESRSPQKFGRYTVAALEAKISQYEREMSQLKKALERSDVYIEELESQVSKLQGGPPIQSPSSEHTVDGTNSKLEKTSTDPSESQDFLRISPSDEASGSQKDTMVDFALPSTPPTPSSALGRLSLKSPVVRSEKKTVSHRLPYLRRLSFDDCGSSSSFTPFSAVKHTSPKVSSDILDQKTSPNSTNHQSVWSSREEPCSNPFHSTQESEQNVSEGKCLAEEARMDAAFLDIVSELDSMMAEGESSCSHTPRLQSDFDAAAPVVHVDTKSDTEQQQHCATDVPESFGESVKRKCSVNLATSSPSKLSRIK